A stretch of DNA from Rhizobium sp. N324:
GCCATGCAGATAGCCGAAACCAGGTGCGCTGCCCAAGGCGAAGACACGATAGGTGGCTTCATAGTGGATGCGGACGATTTCGCGGTCGCGAAGCCCCGAGAGATCGCAAAGGGCCGGAAGATCGCTCGCATATTCGCCGCCGTAATGGACGGGGATTTCGATGGTCTTGCCGTTGAGGTCGATGCTCTGCGCATTCTCCCATGCGTCCAGCAGCCGCGCGACCACCGCATCGGGATATTCGGGCGTTTCCCTGAATATCACCAGCAGATTGGTCATCCCGGGAATGTCTTCGGCAATATCAGGCCAGCCCTTCACCGTTCGGGACAGAGCCCAGATCCGCCGCTGTGCGACGAGATCGAAATCGCCTGGCGCCTCGAGCAGGAAGGATCTGGCCCCGATTGCGGAAACCCGCGCCCGGCTTTGGGTGGCCGGAACGATTTCGCGTTGCGAGGCATGTCTGTTCGTCGTGGCGATCATGATGGCAGCTCGATTTCGAACAGAGGGTCGCCGAAGCCGACCAGGGCGCCGGGCTCGGCGAGCAGCCTGGTCAAAACACCGGAATGGCCGGCGCGAAGGGGAAGCAGCACATGTGCTACCCTG
This window harbors:
- the pxpB gene encoding 5-oxoprolinase subunit PxpB is translated as MIATTNRHASQREIVPATQSRARVSAIGARSFLLEAPGDFDLVAQRRIWALSRTVKGWPDIAEDIPGMTNLLVIFRETPEYPDAVVARLLDAWENAQSIDLNGKTIEIPVHYGGEYASDLPALCDLSGLRDREIVRIHYEATYRVFALGSAPGFGYLHGLDPRIYMPRKTVPSLKMPKGCVTIGGMQTGVAMLTGPNGWNSIGFATLDMFDPTAPTPAMMAPGDTVRFLPARIEL